Proteins encoded in a region of the Triticum dicoccoides isolate Atlit2015 ecotype Zavitan chromosome 3A, WEW_v2.0, whole genome shotgun sequence genome:
- the LOC119269672 gene encoding reticuline oxidase-like has translation MHSVAALLQLFCLLLSLHLSPCSGAAATPGNFSACLVSNGVTNFSLPTSPSYGGLLNSSIFNLRFNLPSVPGPAAVVLPESRDELRRAILCARASSLAIRVRSGGHSDEGLSYTTENHVPFVVIDLANLNRVRVEPGSATAWAESGATVGELYYAVGQSSQSLAFPAGSESTTGLGGQVSGGGFGLLSRKFALAADNVLDAALITPDGRVLDRSSMGDDVFWTIRGGGGGSWGVVYAWKLRLVPVPRNVTAFTVGRTGPVELIAGLLHRWQYVGPNLPDEFYLSVYAPTGSTDGNVSISFTGQVLESKERALSVISQSFPELGLTEVDLSEMSWVESTAKFAGLNTVEDLANRRRQPKQYSKSKSDYVQAPISRHDMVEIFRHLSTGPTGSIQLDPYGGGMARVGSAETPFPHRAGNLYSIQYGVNWDRSEVARAEEFIGWLRSFYKFMAPLVSKDPRAAYVNYLDLDLGVNNWTRAAGGSSAQAVSRARSSWGEAYFGENFDRLVRAKTVVDPGNVFNNAQSIPPLNIRAEGQT, from the coding sequence ATGCATTCCGTCGCAGCTCTCCTCCAGCTGTTTTGCCTCCTCTTGTCACTTCATCTGAGCCCATGCTCCGGTGCGGCGGCCACGCCGGGCAACTTCTCCGCCTGCCTCGTCTCCAACGGCGTCACCAACTTCTCCCTGCCCACGTCTCCGAGCTACGGCGGGCTGCTCAACTCCTCCATCTTCAACCTCCGGTTCAATCTCCCGAGCGTCCCCGGGCCTGCCGCCGTTGTCCTGCCGGAGTCGAGGGATGAACTGAGGCGAGCCATCCTGTGCGCGCGCGCCAGCTCGCTGGCGATCCGCGTGCGCAGCGGCGGGCACAGCGACGAGGGGCTGTCCTACACCACTGAGAACCACGTGCCGTTCGTGGTGATCGACCTCGCGAACCTGAACCGCGTGCGGGTCGAGCCGGGCTCGGCCACGGCCTGGGCCGAGTCGGGAGCGACGGTGGGGGAGCTGTACTACGCCGTGGGGCAATCGAGCCAGTCCCTGGCGTTCCCCGCCGGGTCGGAGTCGACCACTGGTCTAGGGGGGCAGGTCTCCGGCGGCGGGTTCGGGCTTCTGTCCCGGAAGTTTGCGCTCGCCGCCGACAACGTGCTGGACGCGGCTCTCATCACTCCGGACGGCAGGGTCCTTGACCGGAGTTCTATGGGCGACGACGTGTTCTGGACGatccgaggcggcggaggcgggaGCTGGGGTGTGGTGTACGCTTGGAAGCTCCGCCTCGTTCCAGTCCCTCGCAACGTCACCGCGTTCACCGTCGGCCGGACCGGTCCGGTCGaactcattgccgggttgcttcacAGGTGGCAGTATGTCGGGCCCAATCTACCGGACGAGTTTTATCTCTCCGTGTATGCTCCTACCGGGTCGACGGACGGCAACGTCTCCATCTCCTTTACCGGTCAAGTGCTGGAGTCAAAAGAGCGCGCCTTGTCGGTTATCAGCCAGAGCTTTCCTGAGCTGGGTTTGACCGAGGTAGACCTCTCAGAAATGAGCTGGGTCGAGTCGACGGCCAAGTTCGCCGGTCTGAACACGGTGGAGGACCTGGCGAACCGGCGGCGCCAGCCAAAGCAGTACTCCAAGAGCAAGTCCGACTACGTGCAGGCACCGATCTCGAGGCACGACATGGTCGAGATCTTCCGGCACCTGTCGACCGGGCCGACGGGGTCCATCCAGCTCGACCCCTACGGCGGCGGCATGGCGCGGGTCGGGAGCGCCGAGACGCCGTTCCCCCACCGCGCCGGGAACCTGTACAGTATCCAGTACGGTGTGAACTGGGACCGGTCGGAGGTGGCCCGCGCGGAGGAGTTCATCGGATGGCTCAGGTCGTTCTACAAGTTCATGGCCCCCTTGGTGTCCAAGGATCCCCGCGCTGCCTACGTGAACTACCTCGACCTCGACCTGGGCGTGAACAACTGGACGCGCGCTGCCGGTGGGTCGTCCGCTCAGGCGGTTTCTCGTGCGAGGTCGTCGTGGGGGGAGGCGTACTTCGGAGAGAACTTCGACCGGCTGGTTCGTGCTAAGACGGTGGTCGATCCTGGCAACGTGTTCAACAACGCGCAGAGCATCCCTCCCTTGAACATTAGAGCTGAGGGGCAGACATGA